The following DNA comes from Sinorhizobium mexicanum.
AACCTGGACGCCGCTGACATAAGCTTGCAGCGTTACTTCGGTGACGCGCCTTCGGCGGCCAAACTAGCGAGATATGCGGGCGACCTTGCGGCGAAACGCCTCAAATCTCCGTCATTGCCAGTTTTCGAGTTGGAATGGCACGGGGCTCATAGTATTTCCCCTCCATGTTGTTTTGGATCCTTGTCGCTATCTTGACGGCGGCAGCCGCTGTCGTACTCGTTCTCCCGCTGATGCGGGCAGCGGCGCCGCTTTCGTCGCCCCACAGCCATGACATCGAAGTTTATCGCGACCAGCTCGAGGAAGTGACGCGGGATCGGAAGTCCGGCCTGATCAGTGGCGAGGACGCGGAACTCGCCAGGGCCGAGATTGCGCGCCGGCTGCTTGCGGCGAGCGCCGCGGACGCGCCCGTCCAGCAGAGTGATGCGAAATCCCTGCGCTCGAACCGCATTGCGCAGTTCTTCGTTCTTGCCTGTCTTCCGGCCGTGGGGCTTTGCCTCTATCTCCTCACCGGCAGTCCCGGCGTGCCGGCGCAACCGCTTGCAGCCAGACTTGCCAATCCGGGTGACGATATCAACATTTTGATTGCGCGGGCCGAGAACCATCTCGCGGCCAACCCGGGCGATGGCCAGGGTTGGGACCTGCTAGCGCCGATCTACATGCGCAGCGGCCGGGTCGAGGATGCGGTTGCCGCCTACGACCAGGCGATCCGCCTGCTCGGGCCGACTCCCGCCAGACTCGGCGGTTATGCGGAAGCGTTGATCGTGCAGTCCGGCGGCCTGGTGACGGCCGATGCGCAGGAAGCCTTGAAGAAGTCGCTTGCCCTTGACCCCAACGATCCGCGCTCGGAGTTCTATCTGGCTCTCGGCCTCAAGCAGGAGGGTAAACAGCAGGATGCGCTCGCCGCGTTCCGCAAGCTTGCCGGCAACTCTCCTGCGGAAGCGCCTTGGCTGCCGTTGGTGAACCAGCACATCGCGGAGCTCTCCGCCGGTCAGGCGCCTGCCGGCAATACGATGCCCGCCAACCCGACCTCCGAGGACATGGCGGCCGCCGCGCAGATGGACGCCGGCGATCGCCAGGCCATGATCCGCGGCATGGTCGACAGCCTGTCGAGCAAACTGAAGGAAGATCCCGCGAACTTCGAAGGATGGATGCGCCTGGTCCGCTCCTACGTTGTGCTTGATCAAAGAGACAAGGCGCGCGACGCTCTACAGCAAGGGCTGAAGGCTTTCCCGCCCACCGGGGATCAGGGGAAGCAATTGTTGGCTCTCGGCCGCGAACTCGGCATCGACGCGGACGGAGAAGAAGAATGACACGCAAGCAGAAACGGTTGGCGATCATCGGCGGTGGCGTCAGCTTCTTGGTCGCCGCCGTCTTCCTGGTGATGTTCGCCTTCAGCCAGGCGGTCGCCTACTTCTATGTTCCCGGCGATCTCGCAAAGGCTGGCCTTGCGCCAGGAACGCGCATTCGCCTCGGCGGCCTCGTCGAAACCGGTTCGCTCAAGCGTGGCGAGGGCAAGACCATAACCTTCAACGTTACCGATACGCTCGGAACGGTACCGGTTACCTATACCGGCATCCTGCCCGACCTCTTCCGCGAGGGGCAGGGCGTTGTGGCCGAGGGCGCTTTTGTTGCAGGCAGCCCCGTGTTCGTCGCCGATACGGTGCTCGCCAAGCACGATGAAACCTATATGCCGAAAGACGTCGCGGATCGCCTGAAGGCCCAGGGTGTCGCGCTGGGCGGCAAGGAAAACATCCAATGATCATCGAGATCGGGCATTATGCGCTGGTGCTGGCGCTCGCGACAGCCTTCGTACAGGCGATCCTGCCGATCGCCGGAGCGCGGCGCGGTGACAAAGCGCTGATGGAACTCGCATCGAGCGCGGCGCTCGTCTGCGCCTTGCTCGTCGCCTTCTCCTTTGCGGTGCTGACCTTCGCCTATGTGACCTCCGACTTCTCCGTACGGAACGTCTGGGAGAATTCGCATTCGCTCAAGCCTTTGATCTACAAGATTTCCGGCGTGTGGGGGAACCACGAGGGATCGATGCTGTTGTGGCTGTTGATCCTCGTTTTCTTTTCCGCCCTTGTCGCGCTTTTCGGCCGCAACCTGCCGGAAACGCTGAAGGCAACCGTGCTCGCCGTACAGGCCTGGATCGCGGCCGCCTTCGCGCTCTTCATCCTGCTGACGTCCAATCCCTTTGCCCGCCTCATTCCGGCGCCGGGCGAGGGCAAGGACCTGAATCCCGTGCTGCAGGACGTCGGCCTCGCCATCCATCCGCCCTTGCTCTACCTCGGTTATGTCGGCTTTTCCGTCTGTTTTTCCTTTGCGATCGCAGCACTGATCGAGGGCCGCATCGACGCAGCATGGGCGCGTTGGGTGCGTCCATGGACGCTTGCCGCCTGGACCTTCCTGACGGCCGGCATCGCCATGGGCTCCTACTGGGCCTATTACGAGCTCGGCTGGGGGGGCTGGTGGTTCTGGGACCCGGTCGAAAATGCCTCCTTCATGCCGTGGCTCGCGGGCACGGCGCTGCTGCACTCGGCGCTGGTGATGGAAAAGCGCGAGGCGCTGAAGATCTGGACCGTGCTGCTGGCGATCATGACCTTCTCCCTGTCGTTGCTCGGTACCTTCCTCGTCCGTTCTGGCGTGCTCACGTCCGTGCATGCTTTTGCGACCGATCCCACGCGCGGGATCTTCATTCTCGCTATTCTCGTCGTCTTCATTGGCGGCGCGTTTTCGCTCTTTGCGTTCCGGGCATCCCGCCTGAAGTCCGGAGGGCTTTTTGCGCCGATCTCGCGCGAAGGCGCGCTGGTCCTCAATAACCTCATTCTCACGACGGCGGCAGCGACGGTGCTCACCGGCACGCTCTATCCCCTGGTCCTTGAAGCCCTGACGGGGGAAAAGATCTCGGTCGGTGCACCGTTCTTCAACATGACCTTCGGCCTGTTGATGCTGCCGCTGCTCTGCGCAGTTCCGTTCGGACCGCTGCTTGCCTGGAAGCGCGGCGATCTCACAGGTGCTGCCCAGCGCTTGTTCGTTGCGGCCGCGACCGGGCTCTTTGTCGCTGCGGTCTATTACTACGCAATGAATGGTGGCCCCGTACTCGCTCTGCTCGGCATTGCGCTTGGCGTCTATCTGATCGCGGGCGCGTTGACCGATCTCATTCTGCGTTCCGGTATCGGCAAAGTGGCTGGCAGCGTTGCGTGGAAGCGGCTGTCCGGCCTGCCGCGCTCTGCCTTCGGCACAGCACTCGCCCATGCGGGACTCGGCGTCACGTTGATCGGCATCGTCGCCGTCACCGGCTTTGAGACCGAGACGGTTGTCGAGATGAAGCCGGGCATGATGGTGGAGGCCGGCGGCTATACCCTGCGCTTCGACGGCATGCGACCAGGGCGCGGACCGAACTATACCGAGGAAACCGGGCATTTCACGGTCAGCCGGGGCGGCGTAGCGGTCACTGAAATCTGGTCGTCGAAGCGGCTCTATACGGCGCGCCGGATGCCGACCACGGAGGCCGGAATTCGGACCTTTGGCCTCAGCCAGCTCTATGTTTCTCTCGGCGATCAGATGACGGACGGCGGTATCGTCGTGCGTGTCTGGTGGAAGCCGCTGATCCTTTGCATCTGGGGCGGAGCGCTGATCATGATGGCGGGCGGCGTTGTCTCCCTCAGTGACCGCCGCTTGCGGGTTGGGGCGCCGTCGCGCGCCAAGAGAGCCACGCGGCTCGCCTTGGGGGCAGCCGAATGATCCGTTTGCTCTTTGCGCTTTTCCTGAGCCTTTCTTCCGTATTGCCCGCGCTGGCGGTCAATCCGGATGAAGTGCTTGCGG
Coding sequences within:
- the ccmE gene encoding cytochrome c maturation protein CcmE — encoded protein: MTRKQKRLAIIGGGVSFLVAAVFLVMFAFSQAVAYFYVPGDLAKAGLAPGTRIRLGGLVETGSLKRGEGKTITFNVTDTLGTVPVTYTGILPDLFREGQGVVAEGAFVAGSPVFVADTVLAKHDETYMPKDVADRLKAQGVALGGKENIQ
- the ccmI gene encoding c-type cytochrome biogenesis protein CcmI, encoding MLFWILVAILTAAAAVVLVLPLMRAAAPLSSPHSHDIEVYRDQLEEVTRDRKSGLISGEDAELARAEIARRLLAASAADAPVQQSDAKSLRSNRIAQFFVLACLPAVGLCLYLLTGSPGVPAQPLAARLANPGDDINILIARAENHLAANPGDGQGWDLLAPIYMRSGRVEDAVAAYDQAIRLLGPTPARLGGYAEALIVQSGGLVTADAQEALKKSLALDPNDPRSEFYLALGLKQEGKQQDALAAFRKLAGNSPAEAPWLPLVNQHIAELSAGQAPAGNTMPANPTSEDMAAAAQMDAGDRQAMIRGMVDSLSSKLKEDPANFEGWMRLVRSYVVLDQRDKARDALQQGLKAFPPTGDQGKQLLALGRELGIDADGEEE
- a CDS encoding heme lyase CcmF/NrfE family subunit, whose protein sequence is MIIEIGHYALVLALATAFVQAILPIAGARRGDKALMELASSAALVCALLVAFSFAVLTFAYVTSDFSVRNVWENSHSLKPLIYKISGVWGNHEGSMLLWLLILVFFSALVALFGRNLPETLKATVLAVQAWIAAAFALFILLTSNPFARLIPAPGEGKDLNPVLQDVGLAIHPPLLYLGYVGFSVCFSFAIAALIEGRIDAAWARWVRPWTLAAWTFLTAGIAMGSYWAYYELGWGGWWFWDPVENASFMPWLAGTALLHSALVMEKREALKIWTVLLAIMTFSLSLLGTFLVRSGVLTSVHAFATDPTRGIFILAILVVFIGGAFSLFAFRASRLKSGGLFAPISREGALVLNNLILTTAAATVLTGTLYPLVLEALTGEKISVGAPFFNMTFGLLMLPLLCAVPFGPLLAWKRGDLTGAAQRLFVAAATGLFVAAVYYYAMNGGPVLALLGIALGVYLIAGALTDLILRSGIGKVAGSVAWKRLSGLPRSAFGTALAHAGLGVTLIGIVAVTGFETETVVEMKPGMMVEAGGYTLRFDGMRPGRGPNYTEETGHFTVSRGGVAVTEIWSSKRLYTARRMPTTEAGIRTFGLSQLYVSLGDQMTDGGIVVRVWWKPLILCIWGGALIMMAGGVVSLSDRRLRVGAPSRAKRATRLALGAAE